The nucleotide sequence CGCCAGTTGCAATGGCGGAAGAGAACAATTCTGAGATCGAAACTGTAGAGTTGCAAAATGTCAGCACTGAAGAGATTGAAGAAGTAAAGACACAGGTCGATGAGCTTGAAGAAACGAATCCATCTTTGATTCCTGGTGACTTCTTCTACTTTGCTAAAATCGCACTGGAGAAAATAAGGCTTGCTTTTACAATTGATGATGCTAAAGAAGCAGAATTACTTGCTACATATGCAGCAGAACGCCTTCAAGAGGCAAGTGCTTTGTTCGCTGAGGGTAACGAAGAAGAAGCCCTTAAAGTAATCGAAGCTGCTGTTGAATACATGGAATCTTCACAGGAAATTGTAGATGAGGAAGTATCAAAGGAAGAAGAAACAAACACTGAAGATGGAGCAACCACTGATGAAGACACAGAAGGAACAGATTCAGAAGAGTCAACTGAAACTGGTGAAGAGCCTGCCGATGATTTAGTCGCTGAAGAGCCAAGTGATCTAGACGGGGAAGAAGAGTCAGTGGAAGAAGAAGTTGAAGGTGAAGATCCTTTCGAAGAGATTGAAGGAATGCTCAGGCAGAATATCGTTGCATTGAAAGCTGCTATGGAACACGTTGGCAATGACAATGCGAGAGCACAGCTTCAAAAGAACATTGATAAAACATACGCTAAGATGGCAAAGAAATTAGCTAAATTAGAAGAAAAATATGCTGAGGAGCCTGTTGAGGAAGAGGAAAATACTGAAACAACTGAGCCAGTTGAATTAGAACCAGTAGTTGAATCAGACCTCTTGCCTGCAGATGAAACAGCTGAAGTGCCTGAAGAAACAATGCCTGCAGATGATGATACAACGGTTGTTCCAGCAGTAGTTTCAGTAAAGGCAGAAAAAGAAAAAGCTAAGCAAGAACGCAAGGAAGCTAAACAGCAAAAGAAAGAAGAAAAACAACAGGCTAAGCAGGATAAGAAAGAACAGAAATCAAACAAGCATGGAAATAAAGGCAATGGAAATGGCAACGGAAAAGGTAACGATAAAAACTAATGCAAAATGAACAATAGACTCGAAAAGGTAGCCGTAATTGGCTATCTTTTCACTGCCTAACCACAGAAAGAGAATTTGACAGTCTATGATATAATGTGGGAAGAAAAGAGGTGAGGCTATTGCTAAGTTTATTGTTCATGGCAAAGAAAAAGCGCAGGCCACTGGAAGAAACCGTAGAAAAAATCCACCAGGGGGATGCTGCTTTAAGAGAAGAATTGATTGATTCTTACAAGCCATTTATCGCGAAGACTGTTTCGTCTGTCTGCAAGAGATACATACATGAGTCTGACGATGAATTTAGCATTGGCCTCATCGCATTTAACGAGGCAATTCAGAAATATTCATCTGAAAAAGGAAATTCTTTATTAAGCTTTGCAGAAGTCATGATCAAGCGAAGGGTGATTGATTATATCCGCCAGCAAAGCCGGAATCAAAACCTGAGCTTCCACATCTCAAATGACCCGACTGAGGAAGAACAACAGCGGTCGACTATTGAAGATGAGCTATCTCTAGATGAGTTCAGAAAAAAAACAGAACAGGAACTTAGAAGAGAAGAAATCATGCAATTCCAAGCGGTATTGAAAGAATTTGACCTATCTTTCCAGGATTTGCTCGAGCAGTCGCCTAAGCATGCAGATGCTCGTAAAAACGCAATGCTTGTTGCAAAATCAATGGTTGAAGACGAGGAATTGAAGAATTTCCTTCTCGATAAAAAACGCTTGCCAATCAAGCAATTAGAAGACATGGTCAAAGTCAGCAGAAAAACCATAGAGAGAAACAGAAAATATATTATTGCTATCGCACTTATATTAATTGGGGATTATGTCTATTTAAAGGATTATATTAAAGGGGTGTTAGAGACATGAGAAAAGGGGTTATCCTTGAAATCAATGATCTTTACCTAACATTGTTGACCCCCGAAGGCGAGTTTTTGCGAGCCCGAAAGCATCAACAAGATTATCAGTTAGGAGAAGAAATTCATTTTTTTCCCGAAACAGAAACTGTTAAAAGAAAGAAATTCAATTTATCGTTTTTAAATAGCTTCAAGGCAAGGACTATTGCACTTGCTGCAGCATTTATGCTGATCATGTCTGCGCTTCTTCCGGCCTACCACGACGGACAGGTTTACGCGTATATGTCTATTGATGTGAACCCTAGCATTGAACTGGCAGTAAACGATGATTTAAAGGTCCTTCAAATGATAGGCTATAACCCTGAAGGGGAAGAAATCATTGGTGAAATAAAGGGCTGGAAAAAAAGAGATGCAGCCGTGGTCGCAGAGATGATCATTGAGGAAATCGAGGAAGAAGGTTTCTTAAAAGAAAAAAATGACATTGTCATCGCAACTGTCCACAATAAACAGGCAAAAGAATCAGTAGATCAAAAACTAGAAAAAAAGATATCTGAAATTAAAAAATCAACACAAATGGAAGACCTGAATGTTAAAGTGATGGAAGCAACAATGGAAGACAGGGAGAAGGCACAAAAGCAGGGTGTTACTACTGGTGTATACAAAGAAAAGCAAAAGGATATGCCGAAGCCTGCAGAAAAGCCGGTTGAAAAGAACAAAAAAGCCAACCCAGAACCTGCAAAGAAAGATCCTGCTCCAGCAGTTGTTCCACAGCCTGAAAAGAAGGAACCACCAGGTCAGGAAAAGAAAAATAATCCTGCAATTCCAGAAGGAAATCCGAACAAGTCGGATACACAGGCACCTAAAAAAGGCAATGGGAATAAAAATTCTGGTTATAACAGTAATAGCCAGGGTAACAACAAACATGCTTATAAAGGCAATAAAAACAGTCAAGACCGACACCAATATAAAAATGGAAAAAAGTCTAACACTCAGCAAGGCCCAAAAAGTGACAGCAGGGGACAAGCTGAGAAAAACAAAGACAATCGCAGAAGTATGAAATAGCTAATTTTAAAAGTCCGGAACCTACATCCGGACTTTTTTCCATGTTCATATTCAATTGTTTGTTTGATAATGGATATCCTAAATACGATAACCAATATTCTTGTACATTATTGCTGATTTTGCCCAGATAGCTGTGCCTGAGCCTGTTGGACAAGGCGTTTTGTGATCTCTCCGCCTACTGAACCATTTGCTCTGGAAACCGTATCTGAACCGAGGTTAACTCCGAATTCCTGAGCAATTTCATATTTAACCTGGTCCATGAACTGTTCCACTCCAGGAACCAGCAATTTATTTGAATTTCGAGCCATTATTATCAACTCCTTTGATGGTATACAGAGAGAAATTTTCTCTGTATAGATAGTTTGAACAATGCAGGCAAGTTCATGAGTGGTAATCTTTTATCCATTTGGATAATGTTTACCGTATAGTATCGGGAGAAACTGCAAGAAAGTACTTTATTAATCAGATGATATTCTTTATCATAGGTATGTATATGATTCAGGGCTGAAAGGAAGCAATTATGTGGATTAATATTAGAAGAAGGTTAGACAAATTATCTCCTGCGCAAATTATCGTTGCGTATTATTTGATTGCGGTAGTAGTCTCGATGAGCTTATTAAGTTTACCTATTGCCATACAGCCCGGGGCAAAATGGTCTTTCATGGATGCGTTATTCACTGCCGCAAGTGCCGTAAGTGTTACCGGTCTTTCAGTAATAACGGTACGGGATACATTCACTGTGCCGGGAATCTTTATCCTTATGTTTGTCCTGCAGTTCGGCGGGATTGGTGTCATGGCACTTGGAACCTTCTTCTGGTTGATCATACGGAAGAAGATTGGACTTAAGGAACGCAGATTAATCATGATGGACCAGAACCAGACCTCGATGTCAGGCCTCGTCAAAATGCTAAAAGAAATTCTTGTGATCATTGTCATTATTGAAATAATTGGTGCGCTGCTATTAGGATTATATTTTTTACAATACTTCCCGACATGGCAGGAAGCTTTTCTCCATGGTTTGTTTGCATCTGTTAGTGCTACAACCAATGGAGGGTTTGATATTACCGGAGCCTCATTGATTCCATATGCACAGGATTATTTTGTGGTTACAATCAATATACTCCTGATTACACTTGGTGCAATTGGATTCCCTGTATTGGTTGAGTTGAAAAGTTTCATTTTTAGGAGAAAAAAGAGTGCTCCATTTCATTTTTCACTATTCCTAAAAATCACGACTCTAATGTTTCTCGTTCTCCTGATTTTTGGAACTGTTTCTATTTGGGCTTTGGAATATAATCATTTTTTCTCTGATAAATCGTTGCTGGATTCTTTCTTTTATGCGTTTTTCCAATCCACGACAACCAGAAGTGGTGGTTTGTCGACAATGGATGTAAATGATTTTACAGATCCGACACTGTTCCTGATGGCAGCTTTGATGTTTATTGGAGCTTCTCCAAGCTCTGTCGGCGGAGGAATCCGTACAACAACCTTTGCGCTGAATCTCTTATTCCTCTACCATTTTGCACGCGGAAGAAGAGCGGTAAAAATTTTCAACAGAGAACTGCACCAGGATGATGTTATAAAATCTCTGGTTATTTCAATTATGGCTGTGCTAATATGTTTCCTCGCCGTCATTATCCTAATGGTGACAGAGAATCAATCACTATTGGCCATTATTTTTGAAGTTGCTTCTGCATTTGGTACAACAGGCTTATCCATGGGAATCACCCCAGATCTTTCGACTGTCGGTAAAATGGTCTTAATCATCCTGATGTTCATCGGAAGAGTTGGAGTTATATCCTTCCTGTTGATTATTGGCGGAAAAACAGAGAAAGAAAGCATCCATTATCCAAAAGAGCGTGTAATAATAGGCTGATGGTTGATATCAAAAAAATCCGGGAAATCCCGGATTTTTTTGTTCTTCTTTAAAAATGCTTCGAAGAATGTCCCATCTCTATAGATTGTAGTCGCCCACCATGGTGATTATGTTGTCTTAGTCCTGGCCTTTGCTTGCATCTTTTGTAGGGTGCATGAATGGATAGGCTTGCGGTTTTCTCTTTTCCTCAAGAAGTTCCCTGTTTTCAGCAGTATTCCATCCTATATCGTTCGTCGGGTGCACCCATTCATCACCGGCCATTACTGCTGGATCCGTATCATCGGTCCATTTTTCCAGCGGTGAGTTTTCTGATTCATAAAGACTGTCTCCAATGATGACGCCATGCTCATTTTTGAATGGAGCTTTCATTTCGATACCTGTATCCTTGAAGCTGGGAGCGTTAATTTGGTGAGGCAGGGTTTCCTCAATATCTATTGGTTTTAGCTCCCGTTCTTTTTTTGTCATTGCAGCTCCTCCTTTTTAATTTATTTTTTGTTTGATGCCGTTTTTTATAAGACAGTTCATTTTGTAAAATTAGGTAATCAAATCAGTACATAGCAAATCGCCGATTGAAAAAAATAGTAGTATGGAGGTGGTTAGAATGGCTAAACGGAAGGCAGAAAGAAATGCTTTGGCTAAATATACAAACACACCTAAGAAAAATCTTCAGGAAAGCGAATTTTCTGCAGAATTTGCCCATGGGGAAGATCCAGGCAAATTTGCAAACAGAAATTCAAAGCAGGGCAGGAAAGGAAGATCGTGATGAAAAAGCATGAAGGTCGGCACCAAAAGCCAATGAACGTTGAATTTGGCATGGAATTTGGCGATATAAATGCTGTTAAGTTTCATGAAATCCCTTTTAGTGGGAAAAAAGCGAAAAGCAAAGCTGATAAAGAGTGTAAATAACATTAAGTAGAGTCAAAAAAAAAGCCGGCTGTATTAAGCCGGCTTTACATCTTGCGCTTTAAAAGTGAAAAATTGAGGGCGATCCAATTTAGAATCAAAATAAACAAGCATATAAGAAGGGGAGTGCTCAATTTCTCCATCTTCAATAAACTTTTCCAAATCAATAGTTATATCTTCAAGCAGCGTATGCTTATATAATTCTTTTTCACTAATGTTCAATTCGGAGTACTGATGGCCAAGGACCTCAGGATTATGAATGATGCCACGGTACAATTCAGAACGTTCCTGTTTGTCCAAACTAAGTTCCCACCAGGGCTTTCGCGGCTTGTATTTCATGCTTGCAAGGTAATCATACTTCATCAAGCTCTCAATTCCTTCTAGATTTTCCACACCTATTTCCTGCAGGAAATGGAATAGCCTCTTGAATAAGTCTTCGAGCTGATGGCCAATTCGAGACCAGCCCCTCATCTCCCAATAAGAGCCGAAATCCTGGAAGAAATCAAATGGTGATGGGAATACCTTTGTGACTAGATATTCAACGGTTCGATCCATCCTGTGGTCATTCCAATATTTTTCGAGTACATCTTCAACCTGCTTGATCTTGATGATGTCGTTGAAATCGAGGACATTATTCCCAAGGATTTCATATGGAGAATGATCCATATATACATAATTTTGCTGGTCAGCTCTCAGTCTCAATCCCGTCCCTCTGAGCATCTTCAGGAAGCCAAGCTGCAATTCTTCAGGCCGCATTGCAAATACATCATTAAATGTTTTTTTGAACGATTGATAATCTTCTTCTGGTAAACCGGCAATTAAGTCAAGGTGCTGGTCAATCTTGCCCCCTTCCTTAACCATTGTGACAGTCCGCTTTAGCTTATCGAAATTCTGTTTTCTCATGACCAACTCATTTGTATAATCATTGGTCGACTGAACCCCAATTTCAAAGCGGAACAATCCGGCAGGCGCTTCCTGGTTCAGGAATTCAATAACCTCAGGACGCATGATATCGGCTGTGATTTCGAATTGGAACACCGTGCCAGGCAGGTGCTCATCAATCAAGAACCGGAACATTTCCATTGCATAGCTCCGGCTGATATTAAACGTCCTGTCGACGAATTTAATGGTCTTTGCCCCATTCGCCATTAAATAACGTATATCGTCCTTGATTTTCTCCCTGTCAAAGTAACGGACACCTACTTCAATGGAGGAGAGGCAAAACTGGCAGCTAAAGGGGCAGCCGCGGCTTGTCTCAAGATAAGTTACCCTCTTGGAGAGATGGGGTAGGTCTTCTTCAAAACGATATGGAGATGGAAGCTCTTTCAACTCCAACTTATTCCGTTGGGGATTCATTCGGATGCTCTCGTCTTTTCGATAGGCTATCCCGGGGACTTCTGAAAAGTCAGTTCCTGAAGCTAGTGCAGAAAGAAGCTGCTTGAATGTCTGTTCACCTTCACCGATGACGATAAAATCAAACTCTGGCACTTCCTGCATCCAATCCTGAACGTCATAAGTAACCTCTGGGCCCCCTACAATAATTTTAATTTCAGGGTTGATTTTTTTAATCATCTTGATGACTTTAATTGTTTCTTCAATATTCCAAATGTAGCAGCTGAATCCAATGACATCAGGTTGCTTTTGAACCAAATCAGATACAATATTGATTGCGGGGTCTTTGATTGTATACTCAACGAGCTTGACATCAAACTCTGGATTAGCATATGCCTTAAGATATCTGATCGCAAGATTGGTGTGTATATATTTCGCGTTTAGCGTTGTTAAAACTATGTTCATTGAAAAAATCTCCTTTGTATAAATCCAGCAGCAAATCAACTTTTAATTATATCTCAGTTTGGACAAAAAAGACAGCTTGAATGCAGTTGAAGAAAAAGGAAAAGAGGCTGT is from Mesobacillus boroniphilus and encodes:
- the sigI gene encoding RNA polymerase sigma factor SigI, with translation MLSLLFMAKKKRRPLEETVEKIHQGDAALREELIDSYKPFIAKTVSSVCKRYIHESDDEFSIGLIAFNEAIQKYSSEKGNSLLSFAEVMIKRRVIDYIRQQSRNQNLSFHISNDPTEEEQQRSTIEDELSLDEFRKKTEQELRREEIMQFQAVLKEFDLSFQDLLEQSPKHADARKNAMLVAKSMVEDEELKNFLLDKKRLPIKQLEDMVKVSRKTIERNRKYIIAIALILIGDYVYLKDYIKGVLET
- a CDS encoding alpha/beta-type small acid-soluble spore protein, yielding MARNSNKLLVPGVEQFMDQVKYEIAQEFGVNLGSDTVSRANGSVGGEITKRLVQQAQAQLSGQNQQ
- a CDS encoding B12-binding domain-containing radical SAM protein, with protein sequence MNIVLTTLNAKYIHTNLAIRYLKAYANPEFDVKLVEYTIKDPAINIVSDLVQKQPDVIGFSCYIWNIEETIKVIKMIKKINPEIKIIVGGPEVTYDVQDWMQEVPEFDFIVIGEGEQTFKQLLSALASGTDFSEVPGIAYRKDESIRMNPQRNKLELKELPSPYRFEEDLPHLSKRVTYLETSRGCPFSCQFCLSSIEVGVRYFDREKIKDDIRYLMANGAKTIKFVDRTFNISRSYAMEMFRFLIDEHLPGTVFQFEITADIMRPEVIEFLNQEAPAGLFRFEIGVQSTNDYTNELVMRKQNFDKLKRTVTMVKEGGKIDQHLDLIAGLPEEDYQSFKKTFNDVFAMRPEELQLGFLKMLRGTGLRLRADQQNYVYMDHSPYEILGNNVLDFNDIIKIKQVEDVLEKYWNDHRMDRTVEYLVTKVFPSPFDFFQDFGSYWEMRGWSRIGHQLEDLFKRLFHFLQEIGVENLEGIESLMKYDYLASMKYKPRKPWWELSLDKQERSELYRGIIHNPEVLGHQYSELNISEKELYKHTLLEDITIDLEKFIEDGEIEHSPSYMLVYFDSKLDRPQFFTFKAQDVKPA
- a CDS encoding DUF3905 domain-containing protein, producing the protein MTKKERELKPIDIEETLPHQINAPSFKDTGIEMKAPFKNEHGVIIGDSLYESENSPLEKWTDDTDPAVMAGDEWVHPTNDIGWNTAENRELLEEKRKPQAYPFMHPTKDASKGQD
- a CDS encoding TrkH family potassium uptake protein translates to MWINIRRRLDKLSPAQIIVAYYLIAVVVSMSLLSLPIAIQPGAKWSFMDALFTAASAVSVTGLSVITVRDTFTVPGIFILMFVLQFGGIGVMALGTFFWLIIRKKIGLKERRLIMMDQNQTSMSGLVKMLKEILVIIVIIEIIGALLLGLYFLQYFPTWQEAFLHGLFASVSATTNGGFDITGASLIPYAQDYFVVTINILLITLGAIGFPVLVELKSFIFRRKKSAPFHFSLFLKITTLMFLVLLIFGTVSIWALEYNHFFSDKSLLDSFFYAFFQSTTTRSGGLSTMDVNDFTDPTLFLMAALMFIGASPSSVGGGIRTTTFALNLLFLYHFARGRRAVKIFNRELHQDDVIKSLVISIMAVLICFLAVIILMVTENQSLLAIIFEVASAFGTTGLSMGITPDLSTVGKMVLIILMFIGRVGVISFLLIIGGKTEKESIHYPKERVIIG
- a CDS encoding DUF5667 domain-containing protein, translating into MKKLSNQEMKKIAKSTLALVLAGTFTFSPVAMAEENNSEIETVELQNVSTEEIEEVKTQVDELEETNPSLIPGDFFYFAKIALEKIRLAFTIDDAKEAELLATYAAERLQEASALFAEGNEEEALKVIEAAVEYMESSQEIVDEEVSKEEETNTEDGATTDEDTEGTDSEESTETGEEPADDLVAEEPSDLDGEEESVEEEVEGEDPFEEIEGMLRQNIVALKAAMEHVGNDNARAQLQKNIDKTYAKMAKKLAKLEEKYAEEPVEEEENTETTEPVELEPVVESDLLPADETAEVPEETMPADDDTTVVPAVVSVKAEKEKAKQERKEAKQQKKEEKQQAKQDKKEQKSNKHGNKGNGNGNGKGNDKN
- a CDS encoding anti-sigma factor domain-containing protein, giving the protein MRKGVILEINDLYLTLLTPEGEFLRARKHQQDYQLGEEIHFFPETETVKRKKFNLSFLNSFKARTIALAAAFMLIMSALLPAYHDGQVYAYMSIDVNPSIELAVNDDLKVLQMIGYNPEGEEIIGEIKGWKKRDAAVVAEMIIEEIEEEGFLKEKNDIVIATVHNKQAKESVDQKLEKKISEIKKSTQMEDLNVKVMEATMEDREKAQKQGVTTGVYKEKQKDMPKPAEKPVEKNKKANPEPAKKDPAPAVVPQPEKKEPPGQEKKNNPAIPEGNPNKSDTQAPKKGNGNKNSGYNSNSQGNNKHAYKGNKNSQDRHQYKNGKKSNTQQGPKSDSRGQAEKNKDNRRSMK